The uncultured Dysgonomonas sp. genome contains the following window.
TGATGAGAAATATCCCTTGTCCCGAAGTTGCCACCCAAATATCTCCATTCCGGGTTTCTATCATACGGGTGATATGAGGTGAAACCAGGTTTCCTTCTTTGTACATTTTTATTCCCCTGAATGAATTCGTTGCCCAATCATATTTCATCAGGCCATTGATACACCCTACCCAGAAATTACCCGAGCTATCTTCGAATACGGTACGTACATAATTATTTTTCAGGGAGGTTGAATCTTCGGATGAATGCTTGTAGATATTGAACTTCATTCCGTCGAATTTATTCAATCCGTTTTCGGTCGCAATCCATACAAATCCTTTTTTATCCTGATATACCTGATTGATAAGACTGTTTGATAAGTCTTCGTCAGGAGAATAGAATCTGCCTATTTGTGAAAATATATAGGAATTTGCGACAAGGGAAAAAATACATATCAGAACAAATACTTTTAACCTCGTGTTCTTTGTTGTCATGGGTATCCAGATATTAGAAGCAGTATATATGCAAATATAAAAAAATAATAAGGAATATGTACTTTTCAAAAGCGAATGTAACGTAGAGAAAAGTATATGTTATAGTCGAAAAGCGGATGTTACACAGACAAAATTATATGATACACTTATTCTGTATAAAAAAAATAGATCTTTATATGTTTGTATTACATAAAATCTATGCGAATTGACAAATACAGGCCATACCTTAAATTCTAAATTATTTATATCTATGAAAACTTAAAACTTCCAGACTTGAATAAAAAGAAAATAACCTATTAATAATAGTAAATAATGAATCTTAATCATGAGAAATGCAAGAATTTTTAAGTCCTTGAGACTTTTATTTTTATTTTTTCTTATCCCCGCTTTGGCTTTTTCTCAAAACATATCCATAAATGGAGTTGTGAAAGACGCCTCTGGTGACGGATTACCGGGTGTTGCAATATCGGAAATAGGGACTTCTAACGGAACATTGACCGATATAGATGGAAAATTTACATTGACTGTTTCTTCCAAAGGAAAGATTAAAGTATCTATGATCGGTTTCCAAGCTCAGGAAATCAACGTATCAGGGAAAACATCTTTTAATATAGTATTGGAAGAAGATACAAAACTACTCGATGAAGTGGTAGTTGTCGGCTACGGACAAATGAAAAGAACTGACCTTACCGGCTCGGTAGTTTCGGTAAGTAGCGACGCGATATCAAAATCGGTGACCACATCTGTCGATCAGGTACTGCAAGGTAGAGCTGCCGGTGTACAGGTTACTCAAAATTCTGGGATGCCCGGAGGCGGTTCGTCAATTCGCATCCGTGGAACAAATTCTATAAACAGCTCCAATGAGCCTATTTTTGTTATCGACGGAGTTGTTATTGACGGTAATACTGATTCGGGATCGGAGAATGCATTATCTTCTATCAACCCGGCAGATATCCTATCAATGGACATATTGAAAGACGCCTCGGCTACTGCCATCTATGGCTCACGCGGAGCAAACGGGGTTATTATCATCACTACCAAAAGAGGTGAAAGCGGTACACCACGTATTACATATGATGGCTACGTAGGTATGCAGACAATGCCGAAGAAACTAGACTTATTGAATCTACAGGAATTTGCCTATCATAAGAATGAACGTACCCGGATAATGGGGCATCCTATGGACGATAGCTTCATCCGTCCCGACCTATTAGGTGAAGGTACTGACTGGCAGGATGAACTTTTCCGCACGGCAGTGATGCACAACCACAACCTGTCTGTTTCAGGTGGTACCAGTAAAATGACTTATGCTTTTGGCGCCGGTTATCTGAATCAGGAAGGTATCGCTTTAGGTTCGGGCTTTGAACGTTTCAGTCTGCGTGGAAATATAGACGCTGAAGTTAAAAGCTGGCTGAAAATGGGAGTAAACTTTGCTGTGAACAATTCAAAACAAAACATAACCGTATCTGATGATAATCTGATAAATATAGCATTACAGCAAACACCGAATGTTGCCGCCCGCAATCCTGACGGAAGCTACGGTGGGCCTGACACAGACGAGTTTGTACAAACCAATCCTGTCGGATTAGCCATGCTAAAAGACAACAGGAATGAAAAAAGCGGTTTCCGCAGCAATATATATGCAGAAGCAACAATCATAGATGGACTGACTCTGAAAACAGAATTCTCCAGCGATATAAACAATACCAACGTTTATAAATTCACTCCGTCTTACGAATTCGGTGCAATCAAGAATGAAGTAAGGGAGTCGGAACGCTCTAAATCATACAGCAAGTTCTGGGCATGGAGGAATATCGCTACATACAATAAAACAGTAGCAGAAAAACATGCGATAAACGTAATGCTAGGTCAGGAAATGCAGGAATCTAAATGGGACTACCTGTGGGGATATCGCAAAGGATTCATTACAAATAATGCAAATGACCTCGATGCCGGAGATGCAACTACTGCAAAAGCAAATAACAGTAGCGGTATCAATTCGCTTATGTCATATTTCGGCCGCGCATTCTATTCTTTCGACGACAGATATTTACTTACAGCCACATTAAGACGCGACGGTTCATCCCGATTTGCCGACGGCAACCGCTGGGGATGGTTCCCTTCTGCAGCATTGGCATGGAAAATTTCGAATGAAAGTTTCCTGAAAGAAAACAAAACGATCAACAATATGAAATTCCGTTTGGGATGGGGTAAAGTTGGTAATGAAAACATACAGAACTACGGATATACGTCTACGATGTCATCTGTAGCTACTATATGGGGTACCGGATTATTGAGTGGAAATACAGCCAATCCTGACTTGCAGTGGGAAACTACCAGCTCGGTGAATGTTGGATTCGACCTGAATCTATTCCGCAACCGAATAGAGCTGATCGTAGAATGGTACAACAAGGAAACTGACAACCTCCTTTTATTAATGCCACTGCCTGCATATGTCGGCACATCGGGGCAAGGCTCTACCACGCCACCATGGGTAAATATAGGATCTATCCGCAACAGAGGGTTCGAGGTTACATTAAACACATTCAATATCGACAAAAAGGATTTCTCATGGAAATCTAATTTCGTTTTTTCTTCCAACCGCAACAAAGTCCTGTCCCTAGATATGGAAAGCAGTATCGTAGATGCTACAATGTCACGCGGCTCGGAAACATCCATTATCACACGTACGGCAGTAGGCCAACCGATAGGCCAATTCTACGGTTATAAGGTAATAGGCCGTTTCGAAAGTGCAACCGATTTCTATTATAAAGATGCTAATGGCAATATACAGCAAACGGCTATCCCCGAAGGTGTGCCTATCAGCAAGACCGGGGTATGGGTAGGCGACTTGATGTTTGAGGATAAAGACGGCGATGGAAAAATTACAGAAGCAGACCGCGACTATATAGGTAATCCTGAACCTAAATTCACATTTGGTATCGGTAATACATTTACATACAAAGATTTTGATCTAACCGTCTATCTTAACGGATCTTATGGAGGCGACGTATTCAACTGGATAAGACGCTGGACTGACGATCCCCGCCAATCGACAAACGTAACCAAACGTGCAACCACTTTTGCCCGCCTGGGAGTAATCGACCCTACTCTGTCTGATGATGATTTCCGTAACGTAAGAATTATTGGAGGAGCCAGTAATATGCCTCGTCTTGCACCTTCAGATGCAAATGCAAACAACCGTGTATCGGATCGCTATATCGAGGATGGCTCTTACCTGCGTATACAGAATATTTCGTTAGGATATACATTGCCTAAGAAAATGGTGAACAAACTTCATATAGAAAATCTGAGAGTATACACCAACATACAAAATCTTCATACATTCTCTAAATATAAAGGTTATGATCCTGAGTTGGGTTCTATGTCTCAAAATGCATTATTGACAGGTATCGATAACGCCCGTTATCCATCACCGGTTATCTATACATTTGGGTTAAATGTTACGTTTTAAAAAAATTAAACAGTTATATCTGATATGAAAACTAAGAATAAAATAATAGCATGCGCTCTGACCCTTGCAGCTTCATTCACATTTTCGGGATGTAGTGATTTTCTGGACCATTCACCGGACGACAGGGTAACGCTGGAAAACTTCTTTCAGTCTCCTGAAGATTTGCGCACAGCTACAGCCCCATTATATAATAAAGTATGGTTCGACTTCAATGATAAGTTCTACTTCGGACTGGGAGAAGGCCGTTCAAACAATATGTTTGCTCCTTACTCCGATTATGTTTATCCGTTTACAACCCTTACAGAAACGTCCCTTACAGGCCCATTGGTAAGTGCATGGCAGTCATTCTATAATGTAATCGCACAGTCAAACAACACGATAAATAACATCAGGGATAAATCCAAAAATGTAACGGAGGAACAGAAAAATGAAGCAATGGCCGAGGCCCGTTTCATGAGAGGAACCGCCTACTGGTATCTGGCTTCACTTTGGCAGGATGTTATCATTATTGAAGACAATACGAAACTGATTGCCAACCCAATCGTAAACACGAATCCGAGAGCCGACGTATTTGAGTTTGCAATACGCGACCTTGAGTTTGCTGCGAAACATCTACCCGAAACATCAATTGCTTCGGGACGCCTGAACAAATACAGTGCTTTCGGAATGCTTTCACGCGTCTATCTTTCACGTGCAGGCTTATCAGACAGCCCCAATAGCGGACAACGGGATCAAACATATCTCGAGCTGGCCCGTAAAGCAGCAGAAAAGGTCATAAAAGACAGTAAATTCAGTTTGATGACCAATTATGAAGACTTGTATTATGTAAAAAACAATAATAATAGCGAATCCATGTTTGCTCTGCAATGGGTACCAAACGGTGACTATGGTGTTACCAATACCCAACAGGCTTATTTTGCAGCTTCTTCTGCCATTACAGGCGATGATGCCGCATGGGGAGGATATATGTTTGCATCGTATGATATCATAAGGACTTACGATCCTAAAGACGACATCCGCCTGAGAGCCACCTTTATGCCACGCGGGCAACATTATCCGGAGCTGAATGCTGCCGCAGGAGGTTATACTCAGGACAATACCAACCAATGTTATGTAAAGAAAGGGGTTGTTGGTACAAGTAAAGATAATGATGGAAAATCGGGCCGTATGAATTCTGCACTGAATACATATATGCTCCGTTTGGCCGAAGTATATCTGATATATGCCGAAGCCATACTGGGAGACGACGCATCTACATCCGATGCCGAAGCATTACTTTACTTCAATAAGGTAAGAGAAAGAGCCAAAATGCCTACGCTTACATCCATTACCTGGAACGACATCTTCTATGAACGCCGTATAGAACTGGCTATGGAAGGCCAATTCTGGTACGATCTGGTGCGCCGTTCATATTACAAGCAACAGGAAGTTCTGAATTATATGAACAATCAGGATCGTGCCGCACAGTATACATATGACAAAGAAACACATACCACTACTCTTGAGAATGAAGACTCGCGTCCTGTTGAAACGGCTACTGCCGCTCGCCTGAAGCTGCCTTATCCTGAATCGGAAGTTGTACAAAACAAACTTCTGAAAGAGCCTCCTGTTGCATATCAGTTTACAGAAGGTAAAATAACAGATTTGTTCAATTGATTCAATCGATAAAAATTACTGACATGAATAAAAAAGTAATTCTAAAAAATATTAGTGGGGTATATCTGGCTTTTTGCCTGTTAGCAGGCTTGGCGTTTTTCACTTCGTGTGAAGACGATGATAAATCTGACAGCAGCCCCATTACAGTGACAAGTATCCACTTATCCGACGCGGACGATGAGGTTCCGGACAGGACACTTAACTATGTACGTCTGGGTTATCTTATCCGAATCGAAGGTTCCGGCTTCACCGGAATGCAGAAGATATATATTAATGGTGTCAGCGCATATTTCAATACGACGCTGATGTCCGACAACTCTATGATCATTAAGGTCCCCAATGATGCACCTACAGTAGAGGCCACCGAAGATGTACGAAATACAATCCGCTTTGTAAAGAAAGGAACAGAATATACTTACAACTTCGATGTACGTTCGGCTGCACCGTCCATTTCCCGTATATCCCACACCATGCCGCAAGCCGGTGAAGAGATTACCATCTATGGTTCGGGATTGTATGAAATATCGAAAGTTACATTCCCGGGAGGAGTTACAGTTACAGAAGGTATAGAATCTGACAATGAGGAAGGAACTTATTGTATACTCAAAGTTCCGGCTGGTATTACCGAAGGCGGTGCTATCCTGGTAGAAGGTTCGGCGGGAGCAACTTATTCTCCTGCATATTTCAACTTTAAGAAAGGTTTGTTGCACAATTTCGATGATGTGAACAACTCAAGTTGGGGAGGTGGCCTCGTTTCAGGCAATCTGACAGATGTAATCCCGGCAGCGGGTGACGGCCCTAAATCCCAGGGAATATACCGTTCTTTCAACAAAGACAAAGAGGTTATACCTGCGCCTGCGGCAAAAGCATCTTTCTATTGGGCAAATAGTGCAGTGTGGCCTACCATACTTACCAACAGCGTAATACCTGTGACTACAGAAACATCGAAAGTAGCCGTGCAATTCGATGTATACTTTGAAGGTGCATGGAATTCGGGAACAATCAGAATGGTTATTGCCGACGGATATGGAACAGACAGGTACTGCATGCTTTATACCCCATGGCTGGTGAATGGAAAAATAACAGAATTCGAAAATCCGGGTTCATGGTACACTGTAACATTACCATTCAGCAATAGTGCTGACTTTGTAGACAAAACTTTCGAAAGTGTATTGAATGCCGTTAATGGAGCCAGTTATAAACAATGGGGACCTTGGTTCGACAATATTAAGATCGACGATATAGAACCCGAACCGACAAACGTGGTAGTTTACTTCGATAACCTACGCGTCGTTCCTCTCGAAGTTCCGGCATACAACGAGTTTGGAGATGAATAAATTTGATTATCTGGCATCAGGCTGTCCTCAAAAGATGGCCTGACAAACAGAATAAACATTAATAATAAAAGATAATTATTATGAGATATATAAAATCACTCATTCCTGCGGCACTACTCGCAATTGGCTTTCTCGCATCATCCTGCGACAATGAAAAGATGGAATGGTACAAAGATCCCAACAAAGGTGATGTTACTGTCAACGAAATACCTCTGAAATACAGCGAAAAACTGGCACTCTATAAATCACTCAAAGAATATAACAAAGAAAATGTTATACTGGGAGTCGGCATGGGAGTAGCCGAATATATGGACAATGAAACATACCGTACTTTTGTAAATGAAAATTTCGAAGCGGTTACAGCAGGCTACCACATGAAACATGGCCCGATGGTAAGCAGCAACGGGACTCTGAATTTTACACGGGTAGATAATTTCCTGAATATGCTCCCTGCTTCAATAGCTGTTTACGGACATACATTAGGCTGGCACCAGAATCAAAACGGAGATTATCTTCGCGGACTGATTGCTCCAACCATTATACCGGGTGCATCAGGAACGAACATTCTGTCGAATGGCGATTTCGAAAATGACCTTACAGGCTGGAACTCGTGGGGAAGTGGTAAGCAGAGCGTAGAAATATCTACAGAGACAAAACTCAGCGGCAATAAATCAGCAAAGGCTGTGACCAAATCAAATGCAACTAACTTATGGGATTTACAGATACAAAGCCCGTCAGTGGCCACAATTCAAGACCACCGCTACGAAATCTCATTCTATATAAAATCGGAAGGTGAAGGAGAGATGCGTGTAAACTTTGCAGGTATGAGTAATCAATATCCATATGCTAACGGAGGAGGTGCAACTGTAAAAACATCTTCTACTTGGACACGTGTGGCTTATTCCGGCGATTCATTCAAAGCTACCGGAACGTCCATGTCTTTCCAGTTCGACCTTGGTAAAGTAGGCGACATGGTTTATTATATAGACTTTGTACGCGTAGTAGACCTCGATGCCGGCAATGAACCGGTGAATGTTGTTCCGAACGGCAGTTTCGAAAGTGACTGGGGCAACTGGGTTCGCCAGAATCAAGGCGCAGGCATGTCTATCACTACAGACGAAAAGATGGATGGAACTCATTCGGCAAAAATAATAGCAAAGAGCGGATCTGCCAGTGCATGGGACTTACAACTCATCACTCCTAGCTTGGCAGTTACGGCGACTCATACATATGAATTATCTTTCTATGTGAAATCAGATGTTGCAGGACGTGGACGGATATCATTCCCGGGACAAAGCAACGAATATCCGTATATGAGCTGGACAGGAGGAAGTGCAACGGAGTATTTCTCAACAACAACTGCATGGCAACAGATTAAATGTGATGTAAAAGCAGATAACAATTCATTCAAGCTAAGCTTCGACTTCGGATATCTGCCTGATGTTACTTACTATATCGATGATGTAAAACTAGTAGATAAAGCTGGCGGCTCTTCCGGTTCTACCGAGCCAATTATTATAGAGAAAACTGCTGAAGAAAAAGCAGAAATAATAGATGCTGCCCTAAAAAACTGGATTTCCTCTATGGTTGGCCATTACAAAGAGAGAGTACACGACTGGGATGTAGTGAATGAGCCAGTAGGAGACAACGGAGAAATACGTGTAGGTGACGGCAAAGGCGACTCGGGCGATATTTTCCATTGGCAGGACTTCCTCGGCAAAGATTATGCAGTGAAAGCATTCAAATATGCAAGAGAAGCGGGGGCCGATGGCGTATTATTCATAAATGAATATGCTATTGAATCTAATACGACAAAACTGGACGGATTCCTTAAATATGTGGAATATATAGAAAGCCAAGGCGTAAAAATAGACGGATTAGGTACACAGATGCACGTCAGAGTCGGTTATACAACAAATGAAGGAATCGACAATATGTTTAAGAAACTGGCTGCCACAGGCAAGAAAATAAAAGTTTCGGAACTTGATGTACAGGTTGGCACAGCAACTCCTAGTGCAGAGCAAATGACTGCACAGTCCGACATGTTCCAGTATGTAATAGAATCATATATGAAAAATGTACCTGCAAGCCAACGCTATGGTATCACAATATGGGGTGTGACTGACGAAACAAGCTGGATTGAAAATGATGCTCCTTGCATCTGGGATGCCAAAGACGCACGTAAACCTGCGTATAAAGGCGTTGCCGACGGACTATTTGGTGAAGATGCCAGCGCAAACTGGACGTATGAAGATATTGTGAATGCAGCAAAAGAATAATAACGGTTAAATGGGTTTTAGATAATACATAGATTGTTCATTAAAAAGGGGAAAAGAGGGCGACAACCTCTACTACTCAGTTGTCTCCCTCCTCCTTTTTTCAGAGAATTAAATACCAATGAAGAAATATATCATACTGCTTTTAACGCTTGCTTTTTCATCATTTATCTTTGCTCAAAAGGGAAATACTTTTCCGCACCTTGCTAAAAGCGGAACTGTTACCCAATTGATAGTAAATGACAAACCTTTTCTTATCCTTGGCGGTGAGTTAGGCAATTCGTCGGCTGCTTCCGGTGAAGATATTGAACGTATTTTCCCGAAACTGCAACGCATGGGACTTAATACGGTTCTGGTTCCTGCATATTGGGACCTGATCGAACCCACCGAAGGCAGTTATGATTTTTCACTGGTCGACAAAGCAATTAAACAGACAAGAGAAAATGATCTGAAAATTGTATTTCTCTGGTTTGGGGCATGGAAAAACTCGATGAGTTGTTATGCACCCCTATGGTTTAAGAAAGACTACAAAAAATATCCACGTGCAAACACAAAAGCCGGGAAACCACTCGAAATAGCCAGTTCTTTTTCTGAAAATGTATATCAGGCCGACAACCGAGCTTTTTCTCAATTGATGAAATATATCGCATCCATTGACAAAGAGGAAGGTACTGTAATAATGGTACAAATAGAAAATGAGATAGGCATGCTCGAAGATGCCCGTGACTATTCGGCAGAAGCAAATAAATTATTCAACGAATCTGTTCCCGAAGTTCTGATAAATTATCTAAACAAGAATAAGAATACGCTCCACCCTCAGATGCTCGAAAAGTGGGAGAAACAAGGGTTTAAGAAAAAAGGCAACTGGCAGGAGATATTCGGTGCAGACCTCTATACCGACGAAATATTTATGGCTTGGTCATATGCCCGTTATGTGGAAAAACTGGCACAGACTGCACGCTCGATGCACAATATCCCTCTTTATGTAAACGCTGCCATGAACAGCCGCAACCGCAAACCCGGAGAATACCCATCTGCAGGGCCATTAGCCCATCTGGTAGATATCTGGCATTGCGGAGCACCAAATATAGACATTCTTGCACCCGACCTATACGATGGTTTTGTGGATTGGGTAGCTAAATATAAACTGCATAACAATCCGCTGTTTATCCCGGAAATCAAACTATCGGATAGTAACGGCGCTCAGGCCTTTTATGTCTTCGGCGAGCACGATGCTATCGGTTTTTGCCCGTTTTCCATAGAGAATGGCTCCGATTCGGAGCGTTCGCCACTAGTGCAAAGCTATGCCAAACTGCGCGAATTAATGCCATTACTGACTGAACATCAGGGTAAGAATACGATGAATGGCCTTTATTTCGATAAAGAAAACCAGAAACGTATCATATACAGGGATGACCTTAGAATAACCTGCCGCCATTTCTTCACTCTCCCGTGGGATTCACGCGCTACAGACGGGAGTAAATGGCCCGAAGGCGGCGGAATTATACTTCGGTTGGCCAAAGATGAATATATCATTGCCGGTAGCGGAATCGTAGTAGAATTTGAGAAGACAGATGAAAACAAAGCTATCGACGCCAAGGAGTTAGGCGAAGACGGATTTGCTAGTACAGGAAAAAACGACAGAAAAGAACAAATCTGGAATAGCAGTTCCAGATGCGGGATAGGCCCAGTAGACGAAATCTCCGTAAACAAAGATGGTACATTCGGTTATATCCGCCGCCTGAACGGGGATCAGACACATCAGGGACGCCATGTACGCATTGGGGTTGACGACTTTAGCATTCTTCATGTAAAATTGTACGAATATAAATAAGAGACAGGTATCAGAATGATGAAATCAGGAAAATATATAAGTATATCGTTGTACAAGGCACTGTTATTATTGGTATTAGCCATATCAATATCAGGACTACAGGCTGCTGTAAAACTTCCGCGGCTTATCAGCGACGGGATGGTATTACAACGTGACATTCCATTACAATTGTGGGGTTGGGCCTCTCCCAAAGAAACTGTTACAGTAAAATTTCTTGATAAATCATATCAGACTAAAGCCGATAAAAAGGGTGATTGGAAAATTACACTACCCGCCCAACCTGCCGGTGGGCCATATACTATACAGATAAATGACATTCAACTAAAAGATATCCTAATAGGTGATGTATGGCTTTGTTCGGGACAGTCGAATATGGAACTGCCCATACGCCGTACTCTCGATTTATATGCAGATGAAGTAAAGCAGGTAAATAACCTGATGATACGGCTATTCAGAGTCCCGATGTACTATAATTTCAGCGAAAAAGAAGCAGACTATCAGGGAGGAAACTGGAAAGCTGCCACACAGGAGAATATACTCGATTTTTCGGCTGTCGCCTACTTTTTTGCAAAAGAACTTTATAATAAATATGAAGTACCTGTTGGAATTATCAATACTGCAACCGGTGGATCGCCTGCCGAAGCGTGGATCAGCGGCAATGCATTAAAAAATTATCCGTCTCTTGAAGCCGAAGCGCAAAAATGTGCAGTACCGGGCTTTATAGAAGAAACGAGAAAACAGGAACAACAAGCAAGCAATGAATGGTACTCGGCAATGATAAAAGCAGATAAAGGTATCGGAGAATGGCATAAGAAGAACATCGACACATCGGGATGGAACGACTATTATCTGCCGGGATTATGGAAAGATAAAGGCATGGATGTGAAAAACGCAGTGATCTGGCTTCGTAAAGAGTTTGAGGAGGCAAAAGAGGATGAAGGAAAATCTGCTACCCTGCGCCTGGGATATATTATCGACTCCGATTCTGCCTTTGTAAACGGAACATTTGTGGGTACAACTGGTTATCAGTATCCGCCGCGTATATACCGGATCCCCGAAGGAACATTAATAGCAGGCAAAAACACTGTTGCAATAAGAATAGTAACAAATGAATGGGGAGGTATAAAAGAAGATAAGCCCTATAAAGTGATCATAGGGAATAAGGAGACAGACCTTACCGGAGAGTGGAAATACCGTATCGGGACTGAATTACCTCCTTCCCCGCCAAATACATTTTTTCAGTACAAACCGATGGGATTGTATAACGGGATGATTTCACCCGCAACAAATTATAAAGTAAAAGGGATATTGTGGTATCAGGGAGAATCAAATACAAGCAGGGCAAAAGAATACAGAACTTTATTCCCCGACCTTATCAATGATTGGAGAGAACAAAGGAATGAGCCGCAATTGCCTTTCATATATGCGCAGCTTCCCGAACTTAACAGGCCGTGGAAGCAACCTGTCGAAAGTGGAATGGCTGAACTCAGGGAGGCTCAACGACTGGCTTTGTCTCTACCCTATACGGGCATGGCTGTAACACTCGGCTTCGGAGAATGGAATGATATTCATCCTTTAAATAAAAGAGATGTAGCCAACCGTCTGGCACTGGAAGCAAAGCGTATAGCCTATGGCGAGAACATTGTCAGTACAGGCCCGCAACTGGAAAATATGCAGATTGAAGGAAATGCGGTCATCCTCACATTCGATTCTGTAGGTGAAGGTCTGTATTCCAACAGTATAATCAATGGCTTTACTATTGCCGGAGCAGATAAGAAATATGTATGGGCGGAAGCCGCTATTTTAAATAAGAATCAGGTAAAAGTATGGAGCAATCAGATACAAAATCCCGTATCGGTAAGATATGCGTGGGCGGATAATCCCGAAGGTGCTAACCTGAAAAACAAAGAAGGATTGCCTGCTTCACCATTCGAGGCCGAGTAATAAGAAACTGTTTAAATTTTAATCAATGAAGTATTTTGAATCTAAAACGGCTCTTATCTTGTCAGAAATTTTATCGTTTAGCCCGCTAAACTCAAAAGTTTTGACTTCGAAACAGCTCGTTTTATCCTTCAAAATCATATTCTTGAAAAATTTAAACAGATTCTAAGAAAACAATAAAAAAACAACATAAAATGGAACTAAGAGAACAAACTCATACCGAGTCCAAAGGCTTTTACAAACTATCACTACTGCAACGTATTGGTTTCGGTTCAGGCGATTTAGCTCAGAACCTTATCTATCAGACAGTTGCTCAATACCTTCTTCTTTTCTATACGAACGTTTAC
Protein-coding sequences here:
- a CDS encoding DUF5597 domain-containing protein — translated: MKKYIILLLTLAFSSFIFAQKGNTFPHLAKSGTVTQLIVNDKPFLILGGELGNSSAASGEDIERIFPKLQRMGLNTVLVPAYWDLIEPTEGSYDFSLVDKAIKQTRENDLKIVFLWFGAWKNSMSCYAPLWFKKDYKKYPRANTKAGKPLEIASSFSENVYQADNRAFSQLMKYIASIDKEEGTVIMVQIENEIGMLEDARDYSAEANKLFNESVPEVLINYLNKNKNTLHPQMLEKWEKQGFKKKGNWQEIFGADLYTDEIFMAWSYARYVEKLAQTARSMHNIPLYVNAAMNSRNRKPGEYPSAGPLAHLVDIWHCGAPNIDILAPDLYDGFVDWVAKYKLHNNPLFIPEIKLSDSNGAQAFYVFGEHDAIGFCPFSIENGSDSERSPLVQSYAKLRELMPLLTEHQGKNTMNGLYFDKENQKRIIYRDDLRITCRHFFTLPWDSRATDGSKWPEGGGIILRLAKDEYIIAGSGIVVEFEKTDENKAIDAKELGEDGFASTGKNDRKEQIWNSSSRCGIGPVDEISVNKDGTFGYIRRLNGDQTHQGRHVRIGVDDFSILHVKLYEYK
- a CDS encoding sialate O-acetylesterase, which codes for MMKSGKYISISLYKALLLLVLAISISGLQAAVKLPRLISDGMVLQRDIPLQLWGWASPKETVTVKFLDKSYQTKADKKGDWKITLPAQPAGGPYTIQINDIQLKDILIGDVWLCSGQSNMELPIRRTLDLYADEVKQVNNLMIRLFRVPMYYNFSEKEADYQGGNWKAATQENILDFSAVAYFFAKELYNKYEVPVGIINTATGGSPAEAWISGNALKNYPSLEAEAQKCAVPGFIEETRKQEQQASNEWYSAMIKADKGIGEWHKKNIDTSGWNDYYLPGLWKDKGMDVKNAVIWLRKEFEEAKEDEGKSATLRLGYIIDSDSAFVNGTFVGTTGYQYPPRIYRIPEGTLIAGKNTVAIRIVTNEWGGIKEDKPYKVIIGNKETDLTGEWKYRIGTELPPSPPNTFFQYKPMGLYNGMISPATNYKVKGILWYQGESNTSRAKEYRTLFPDLINDWREQRNEPQLPFIYAQLPELNRPWKQPVESGMAELREAQRLALSLPYTGMAVTLGFGEWNDIHPLNKRDVANRLALEAKRIAYGENIVSTGPQLENMQIEGNAVILTFDSVGEGLYSNSIINGFTIAGADKKYVWAEAAILNKNQVKVWSNQIQNPVSVRYAWADNPEGANLKNKEGLPASPFEAE
- a CDS encoding endo-1,4-beta-xylanase, whose amino-acid sequence is MRYIKSLIPAALLAIGFLASSCDNEKMEWYKDPNKGDVTVNEIPLKYSEKLALYKSLKEYNKENVILGVGMGVAEYMDNETYRTFVNENFEAVTAGYHMKHGPMVSSNGTLNFTRVDNFLNMLPASIAVYGHTLGWHQNQNGDYLRGLIAPTIIPGASGTNILSNGDFENDLTGWNSWGSGKQSVEISTETKLSGNKSAKAVTKSNATNLWDLQIQSPSVATIQDHRYEISFYIKSEGEGEMRVNFAGMSNQYPYANGGGATVKTSSTWTRVAYSGDSFKATGTSMSFQFDLGKVGDMVYYIDFVRVVDLDAGNEPVNVVPNGSFESDWGNWVRQNQGAGMSITTDEKMDGTHSAKIIAKSGSASAWDLQLITPSLAVTATHTYELSFYVKSDVAGRGRISFPGQSNEYPYMSWTGGSATEYFSTTTAWQQIKCDVKADNNSFKLSFDFGYLPDVTYYIDDVKLVDKAGGSSGSTEPIIIEKTAEEKAEIIDAALKNWISSMVGHYKERVHDWDVVNEPVGDNGEIRVGDGKGDSGDIFHWQDFLGKDYAVKAFKYAREAGADGVLFINEYAIESNTTKLDGFLKYVEYIESQGVKIDGLGTQMHVRVGYTTNEGIDNMFKKLAATGKKIKVSELDVQVGTATPSAEQMTAQSDMFQYVIESYMKNVPASQRYGITIWGVTDETSWIENDAPCIWDAKDARKPAYKGVADGLFGEDASANWTYEDIVNAAKE